One window from the genome of Nicotiana sylvestris chromosome 9, ASM39365v2, whole genome shotgun sequence encodes:
- the LOC138878584 gene encoding uncharacterized protein — MANDKEIEHIDVDSSKESTIDSSSSLYMHPSDNPGATLVSVPFNGIGYRSWRRSVLRALSVKNKLGFINGDCKKPDLESPKYGLWERCDDMVTSWILNSLGKEIVDSMEYVNDSVELWKELEDRYDQTNGVKLYQIQKEINDLSQGTLDITGYYTRMKKLWEEFSTLSAKTHCSCNCTCGAKENMHKAEQDRRLIQFLMGLNEVYTMVRGSILMMNPLPSLAQAFSLLIQEEKQREIKPSNQLMFESTSLNVNTSK; from the coding sequence ATGGCTAATGATAAAGAAATCGAACACATCGATGTAGACTCAAGCAAGGAGTCCACTATTGACTCAAGTAGTTCATTGTACATGCATCCATCGGATAATCCTGGTGCAACGTTGGTATCAGTCCCTTTTAATGGGATTGGATACAGATCTTGGAGACGGAGTGTGCTTAGAGCACTGTCAGTTAAAAATAAACTAGGTTTCATTAATGGTGATTGTAAGAAACCAGATCTAGAATCTCCAAAGTATGGACTATGGGAGAGATGTGATGATATGGTCACCTCATGGATTTTGAATTCCTTGGGGAAGGAAATTGTTGATAGTATGGAATACGTTAATGATTCTGTCGAGTTGTGGAAAGAGTTGGAGGATCGTTATGATCAAACAAATGGTGTAAAACTGTATCAAATTCAGAAAGAGATAAATGATTTGTCGCAGGGAACACTGGATATCACTGGATATTATACCAGGATGAAGAAGTTGTGGGAAGAATTTAGCACTTTAAGTGCAAAAACACATTGCAGTTGTAATTGTACTTGTGGAGCCAAGGAGAACATGCACAAAGCTGAACAAGATAGACGATTGATCCAGTTCCTTATGGGACTTAATGAAGTGTACACTATGGTAAGGGGAAGCATTCTCATGATGAATCCTTTGCCATCTTTGGCCCAAGCCTTCTCTTTGTTGATTCAAGAGGAGAAACAAAGAGAGATCAAACCTAGCAACCAACTGATGTTTGAGTCTACCTCTTTAAATGTTAATACCTCTAAGTAG
- the LOC104227776 gene encoding protein EXPRESSION OF TERPENOIDS 1-like isoform X1 gives MAGFFSLGGGRETSQEQHHQETTNHHNPENNWFLYRNHDQELPVYKGFELWQQQDEQQNYQIRNPIINPLQDLYPTSAIGLGVGPTATDHGASRSAAFVMMRSSSGGGISCQDCGNQAKKDCQHMRCRTCCKSRGLQCQTHVRSTWVPAAKRREKQQQIASLQQQEHRDNNNPKRQKDDPSGSSLVCTRLPSNTAGLEVGNFPSKVNSTAVFHRVRMSSIEETEDQIAYQTAVNIGGHIFKGILYDQGLESQYNMNATTGDSSSGGTEPVVPHQHNLIGATTSAATSNAVASGGGSTAAAEGSHFLEHSIYSAPLINTFMAAGTQFFPPPARS, from the exons ATGGCTGGGTTCTTTTCACTAGGAGGAGGAAGAGAAACAAGTCAAGAACAACATCATCAAGAAACCACTAATCATCACAACCCAGAGAACAACTGGTTCTTATACAGAAATCATGATCAAGAATTACCCGTATACAAAGGATTCGAACTATGGCAACAACAAGACGAGCAGCAAAATTACCAAATCCGAAACCCAATTATTAATCCATTACAAGATCTTTATCCCACTTCAGCTATTGGATTAGGTGTTGGTCCTACAGCAACAGATCATGGGGCGTCAAGATCTGCTGCTTTCGTAATGATGAGAAGTAGTAGTGGGGGTGGAATTAGTTGTCAAGATTGTGGCAACCAAGCAAAGAAAGATTGTCAACATATGAGATGTAGGACTTGTTGTAAGAGCAGAGGTTTACAGTGTCAAACACATGTGAGAAGTACTTGGGTTCCAGCAgctaaaagaagagaaaaacaacaacaaattgCTTCTTTGCAACAACAAGAACATAGAGATAATAATAACCCCAAAAGGCAAAAAGATGATCCAAGTGGTTCTTCTCTTGTTTGCACTCGTTTACCTTCAAATACAGCTG GGTTAGAAGTTGGAAATTTTCCATCAAAAGTAAATTCAACGGCTGTGTTTCATCGTGTTAGAATGAGCTCGATTGAAGAAACTGAAGATCAAATAGCATATCAGACTGCGGTtaatattggaggacatatttTCAAGGGAATTTTATATGATCAAGGTCTTGAGAGTCAGTATAATATGAATGCTACTACTGGTGACAGCTCATCTGGTGGTACTGAACCAGTAGTGCCACATCAGCATAACCTTATCGGCGCCACCACGTCAGCGGCCACGTCCAACGCGGTCGCTAGTGGCGGTGGTTCTACTGCGGCGGCTGAAGGGTCACATTTTCTAGAACATTCTATATACTCTGCTCCTCTAATTAACACTTTCATGGCAGCTGGTACGCAATTCTTTCCACCTCCTGCAAGATCTTGA
- the LOC104227776 gene encoding protein EXPRESSION OF TERPENOIDS 1-like isoform X2: MAGFFSLGGGRETSQEQHHQETTNHHNPENNWFLYRNHDQELPVYKGFELWQQQDEQQNYQIRNPIINPLQDLYPTSAIGLGVGPTATDHGASRSAAFVMMRSSSGGGISCQDCGNQAKKDCQHMRCRTCCKSRGLQCQTHVRSTWVPAAKRREKQQQIASLQQQEHRDNNNPKRQKDDPSGSSLVCTRLPSNTAGLEVGNFPSKVNSTAVFHRVRMSSIEETEDQIAYQTAVNIGGHIFKGILYDQGLESQYNMNATTGDSSSGGTEPVVPHQHNLIGATTSAATSNAVASGGGSTAAAEGSHFLEHSIYSAPLINTFMAAGNKF, from the exons ATGGCTGGGTTCTTTTCACTAGGAGGAGGAAGAGAAACAAGTCAAGAACAACATCATCAAGAAACCACTAATCATCACAACCCAGAGAACAACTGGTTCTTATACAGAAATCATGATCAAGAATTACCCGTATACAAAGGATTCGAACTATGGCAACAACAAGACGAGCAGCAAAATTACCAAATCCGAAACCCAATTATTAATCCATTACAAGATCTTTATCCCACTTCAGCTATTGGATTAGGTGTTGGTCCTACAGCAACAGATCATGGGGCGTCAAGATCTGCTGCTTTCGTAATGATGAGAAGTAGTAGTGGGGGTGGAATTAGTTGTCAAGATTGTGGCAACCAAGCAAAGAAAGATTGTCAACATATGAGATGTAGGACTTGTTGTAAGAGCAGAGGTTTACAGTGTCAAACACATGTGAGAAGTACTTGGGTTCCAGCAgctaaaagaagagaaaaacaacaacaaattgCTTCTTTGCAACAACAAGAACATAGAGATAATAATAACCCCAAAAGGCAAAAAGATGATCCAAGTGGTTCTTCTCTTGTTTGCACTCGTTTACCTTCAAATACAGCTG GGTTAGAAGTTGGAAATTTTCCATCAAAAGTAAATTCAACGGCTGTGTTTCATCGTGTTAGAATGAGCTCGATTGAAGAAACTGAAGATCAAATAGCATATCAGACTGCGGTtaatattggaggacatatttTCAAGGGAATTTTATATGATCAAGGTCTTGAGAGTCAGTATAATATGAATGCTACTACTGGTGACAGCTCATCTGGTGGTACTGAACCAGTAGTGCCACATCAGCATAACCTTATCGGCGCCACCACGTCAGCGGCCACGTCCAACGCGGTCGCTAGTGGCGGTGGTTCTACTGCGGCGGCTGAAGGGTCACATTTTCTAGAACATTCTATATACTCTGCTCCTCTAATTAACACTTTCATGGCAGCTG ggaataaattttaa